A single region of the Sphingobium sp. TKS genome encodes:
- a CDS encoding carboxymuconolactone decarboxylase family protein, translating to MSSGADFSDRVSSRVEIGYPDFATLPAQVREKFENLPTKVNFFRMMGYSPGTFVEIIDLTNAIFKNLTLKDYHKELLVLSVAAYADATYEWEQHVSVAQAAGVREEQFVAIAEARLDDRDAFVEDERILLRFAHAILDKGKAPGVLFKRALDHFSVQELADAMIVIGYYRMLSGFIQTFDLPIDPQQDGTWTKGL from the coding sequence ATGAGCAGCGGCGCCGATTTCAGCGACAGGGTCAGCTCGAGGGTCGAGATCGGATATCCCGATTTCGCCACACTACCTGCACAGGTGAGAGAGAAGTTCGAAAACCTGCCCACCAAGGTGAATTTCTTCCGGATGATGGGCTACAGCCCGGGCACTTTCGTCGAGATCATCGATCTCACGAACGCGATCTTCAAGAACCTGACGCTGAAGGATTACCACAAGGAACTGCTGGTGCTGAGCGTCGCAGCTTATGCCGATGCCACCTATGAATGGGAGCAACACGTCTCCGTCGCCCAAGCCGCAGGGGTTCGCGAGGAGCAGTTCGTCGCGATTGCCGAGGCGCGCCTCGACGACCGGGATGCATTCGTCGAAGATGAGCGCATACTGCTGCGGTTCGCGCATGCCATCCTCGACAAGGGCAAGGCTCCCGGCGTCCTGTTCAAACGGGCGCTCGACCACTTTTCGGTCCAGGAACTGGCGGACGCGATGATCGTCATTGGATACTACCGGATGCTGTCGGGCTTCATCCAGACCTTCGACCTCCCAATCGATCCGCAGCAAGACGGCACCTGGACGAAGGGCCTGTAA
- a CDS encoding TolC family protein: MSRRSLLQAASAVAAALAISGCVRYAPKPVSVADTATRFASHTIDLGTAAATCRARAPSAPCDPARPDRLVLFDVLLANNPAIAAARARVATAQAAGRAAHAPGGPTMTLSSEYAGADSQPWLLGIAADIPLDLGGRRAARIGSAELAVAAARYDLADAIWTARMALVRGLAEQLVADRQTAIAGRLEALQNRRFTILERRVAQGEASRAELERTRIDLADARTRVAAAQARHEAATVQIASALGLPLEQVRTLAASWPGLETPAPTVASSAAGRAAALLGRPDLLKAMTLYDQAEFDLRGEVAKQYPALSIGPGFTWDHGLVKIPFNIGLALPPLDLNRRAIAAAQARRAQAGAELEALYAGAVAGIDQAVAEAAAARRALAQARGLDLPIAAQLAAQADHELSAGAIDRSDWAAAQGGLEVARLAEFDALARVLSADAALEEALRRPLSGPETLIVGAGS; the protein is encoded by the coding sequence GTGAGCCGGCGCAGCCTGCTTCAGGCGGCCAGTGCCGTAGCTGCCGCCCTCGCGATTTCAGGCTGCGTCCGGTACGCGCCGAAGCCGGTCAGTGTCGCAGACACAGCGACGCGCTTTGCCTCCCACACCATCGATCTCGGCACGGCAGCAGCAACTTGCCGTGCTCGCGCACCCAGTGCCCCTTGCGATCCGGCGCGGCCCGACAGGCTCGTCCTGTTCGACGTTCTCCTCGCAAACAATCCTGCAATCGCCGCAGCCCGCGCCAGGGTGGCGACGGCGCAAGCTGCCGGTCGGGCGGCGCATGCACCGGGCGGCCCTACCATGACGCTGAGCAGCGAATATGCCGGTGCCGACTCGCAGCCATGGCTGCTTGGCATCGCGGCCGACATCCCACTGGATTTGGGTGGGCGTCGGGCAGCGCGCATCGGCTCAGCCGAGCTTGCGGTTGCAGCCGCCCGCTACGATCTGGCCGATGCGATCTGGACCGCCCGGATGGCGCTGGTACGGGGGCTTGCCGAGCAATTGGTGGCGGATCGGCAGACCGCCATCGCCGGGCGCCTGGAGGCCCTTCAGAACCGACGCTTCACCATTCTTGAACGGCGGGTCGCGCAGGGCGAGGCATCGCGCGCCGAACTCGAACGTACACGGATCGATCTGGCCGATGCGCGCACTCGGGTCGCGGCGGCCCAGGCTCGACATGAAGCCGCAACCGTCCAGATTGCTTCGGCGCTTGGACTGCCGCTTGAGCAGGTGCGTACGCTGGCTGCGAGTTGGCCCGGCCTTGAAACACCTGCGCCGACCGTTGCCTCTTCTGCCGCAGGCCGCGCTGCGGCACTGCTAGGACGCCCCGATCTGCTGAAGGCAATGACCCTTTACGATCAGGCCGAATTCGACCTGCGGGGCGAAGTCGCCAAGCAATACCCCGCGCTGAGCATTGGTCCGGGGTTTACCTGGGACCACGGCCTGGTGAAGATTCCCTTCAACATCGGGCTGGCGTTACCGCCGCTCGATCTCAACCGGCGCGCGATTGCCGCAGCGCAAGCGCGCCGTGCGCAAGCCGGTGCCGAACTCGAGGCACTCTACGCCGGTGCGGTCGCCGGGATCGATCAGGCCGTGGCCGAGGCTGCGGCCGCGCGCCGGGCGCTGGCGCAGGCGCGCGGGCTCGACCTTCCCATCGCAGCCCAGCTTGCCGCGCAAGCCGACCACGAACTCTCGGCGGGGGCGATCGATCGCAGCGACTGGGCGGCGGCGCAAGGCGGGCTCGAAGTGGCACGCCTCGCCGAATTCGACGCCCTGGCGCGGGTTCTATCCGCCGATGCGGCGCTGGAAGAAGCATTGCGGCGCCCGCTCTCGGGACCGGAAACACTGATTGTGGGAGCAGGATCGTGA
- a CDS encoding response regulator transcription factor: MRILLAEDDVDTVQFIETCLGELGHVVTSAGRGQVALQTARASTWDVIILDRMLPELDGLTLLKALRGCGVATPVLMLTALGRIEDRVDGLDAGADDYLLKPFAPAELVSRIQALGRRNAQGGIATKLRAGPLEIDLIAREVRRDGRLVTVQPREFRLLEVLMRQGGEYVTRTMLLEQVWDFHFDPQTKIVETHMSRLRAKLNEGGLPDLIETTRGAGYRVRAS, from the coding sequence ATGCGCATCCTTCTCGCCGAAGACGATGTCGATACGGTCCAGTTCATCGAGACCTGTCTCGGTGAGTTGGGCCATGTCGTGACGTCAGCAGGCAGAGGACAGGTAGCCTTGCAGACTGCCCGCGCGTCGACGTGGGATGTCATCATTCTTGATCGCATGCTGCCGGAACTCGACGGGCTGACGCTCCTTAAGGCCCTGCGCGGTTGCGGCGTGGCTACGCCGGTGCTGATGCTCACCGCGCTCGGGCGGATCGAGGACCGCGTGGACGGTCTCGACGCCGGTGCCGACGACTATCTTCTCAAGCCGTTCGCGCCCGCAGAACTCGTGTCACGGATCCAGGCCCTCGGCCGCCGAAATGCCCAAGGCGGGATCGCCACGAAGCTGCGGGCAGGGCCTCTGGAGATCGACCTGATCGCGCGTGAGGTGCGGCGCGACGGGCGGCTCGTGACCGTCCAGCCTCGTGAATTCAGGCTGCTCGAAGTTCTGATGCGTCAGGGCGGCGAATACGTCACTCGGACCATGCTGCTTGAGCAGGTCTGGGATTTCCATTTCGATCCGCAGACCAAGATCGTCGAGACCCACATGAGCCGGCTGCGTGCCAAGCTCAACGAGGGCGGTCTTCCCGACCTCATCGAGACCACGCGCGGTGCTGGCTACCGGGTCCGGGCTTCATGA
- a CDS encoding sensor histidine kinase has product MMFARRSAANRIALLGWMTFAAATLLLGVGVYAATHLAFARQIDARIEQATNALLIEYHDDGVRGVQSALDQQGRTRPIGLGTALFDARGERIAGNLAIPLAPPGWHNIVFEDPGEGREQARAQVTALPGSYRLVVAADLESLKAMDHTILAMFGSAVLALLLLGLGGAVLLARYLRRRLESIEATASAIIGGDLQQRARVGVAGDEFDRVALSLNTMLDRIAGLIANLRQVSADLAHDLRTPLSRLRNHLERMRGGAATAASVDQAVDQADGVLSLFGAILRISEVEEGSLRRDFKPVDLSALVHELGETLAPLAEDEGHILEVAVGAGVRVSGDRELIAQALINLVENALLHTPSGSRIGLQVRLDDGGALVAVSDNGPGIPAAERERVQQRFVRLEASRATSGYGLGLSLVRAVAQAHDASFTLADARPGLYAEIRFPRRIVA; this is encoded by the coding sequence ATGATGTTCGCTCGCCGCAGCGCCGCCAACCGGATCGCGCTCTTGGGCTGGATGACCTTTGCCGCGGCAACCCTGCTGCTGGGCGTAGGCGTCTACGCCGCGACCCATTTGGCCTTTGCCCGGCAGATCGATGCCCGGATCGAGCAAGCGACTAACGCGCTGCTGATCGAATATCACGATGATGGGGTCAGAGGCGTGCAATCCGCGCTCGACCAGCAGGGACGAACCCGCCCGATCGGGCTCGGGACCGCTCTGTTCGATGCCAGGGGAGAGAGAATTGCAGGCAATCTCGCGATCCCGCTCGCACCGCCGGGCTGGCACAACATCGTGTTCGAAGATCCCGGCGAAGGGCGTGAGCAAGCCCGTGCGCAAGTGACGGCACTGCCGGGAAGCTACCGACTTGTGGTGGCGGCCGACCTCGAATCGCTCAAGGCGATGGATCACACCATCCTGGCGATGTTCGGGAGTGCGGTTCTCGCCCTGTTGCTGCTGGGACTAGGCGGTGCCGTCCTTCTCGCCCGATATCTGCGCCGTCGTCTTGAAAGCATCGAGGCGACTGCCAGCGCCATCATCGGCGGCGACTTGCAGCAGCGCGCGAGAGTTGGCGTGGCAGGCGACGAGTTCGACCGCGTGGCGCTTTCGCTCAACACCATGCTCGACCGGATCGCGGGTCTGATCGCGAACCTGCGGCAGGTCTCGGCTGATTTGGCGCATGATCTGCGCACTCCACTGTCGCGTCTGCGTAATCATCTCGAGCGTATGCGCGGCGGCGCAGCCACGGCCGCGTCGGTCGATCAAGCCGTGGACCAGGCCGATGGCGTGCTGTCGCTGTTCGGCGCGATCCTGCGGATATCAGAGGTCGAAGAAGGCAGCCTGCGCCGCGATTTCAAGCCAGTCGATCTATCGGCGCTGGTCCATGAACTCGGGGAAACTCTAGCTCCTTTGGCTGAGGATGAAGGGCACATTCTCGAGGTCGCCGTGGGCGCCGGAGTGCGTGTTTCCGGTGATCGCGAGTTGATTGCGCAGGCGCTGATCAATCTCGTCGAGAATGCTTTGCTCCACACGCCGTCGGGATCACGGATCGGTCTTCAGGTTCGCCTTGACGACGGCGGGGCGCTTGTCGCGGTGAGCGACAATGGTCCGGGCATCCCCGCGGCCGAGCGTGAGCGGGTGCAACAACGCTTCGTGCGGCTTGAAGCGTCGCGCGCGACGTCCGGATACGGCCTTGGGCTCAGCCTGGTCCGGGCTGTGGCGCAGGCCCATGATGCGTCCTTCACGCTCGCCGACGCCCGTCCGGGCCTTTATGCCGAAATTCGCTTTCCGCGGCGGATAGTCGCGTGA
- a CDS encoding efflux RND transporter permease subunit, protein MLDRVVRWCVGNAWLVLGLAAILLTYGIVVVERARYDVFPEFVPAQVTVQTESPGLVAEQVEALVTRPLENAINGANGVETVRSESAQGLSIIRVTFKEGSDPLRVRQVVAEALVRVSGQLPSGVATPALSPLTSSTMDMLKIGLVSDRLDQRQLRAFAEWTLKPRLLATRGVAGAVIYGSAESRFEVRLRPEALVARQISLADVSAAVSALTTVRGGGFAETANQRILIRPTNGRIDASTLGDALIASGGGPAIRLRDVADITLVAGPQMGDALIMGRPGVLVSLFSQYGANTLEATRAVERTLEDLRPSLAAQGVQVYPALHRPANFIETALHGMSIDLAVGAAMIGFILMAFLRDMRIALIAFLAIPLSLIAALIVLDLLGQTINTMTLGGLTVALGVVVDDAVVDVENIVRRLRGTQGGDRRAIIAAASVEVRAPVVYATYVLALTIAPILFLTGLQGAFFSPLALAILLAVLASLAVAITLTPALAFLLLSRTTPHDEPALLARAKAWHRNYLTRICGGPKLVLGVTAITGIVGVIGLLVFGGELLPAFREGHYVLKVNGPPGASIGWMRETGTRLSRDLLAIPGVATVEQQIGRAEAGEDPFPPNQSEMHVELKSGGARSQEATLAAIRRTLSNYPSLQSETLTFLGDRIGESLSGETAQFAVSIYGADLDTLDRVATEVAAVVAKVPGAADVRVKSPPGTPVLTIELDPARMAAHGVTPADANDAIEIANQGHVAGQVAEADRVTDVALILPPELRRDPESVRDILVRSMDGSSVRLGDVARINLEEGRSSVNRGGGQRRQVVTLNPTRSDVAGFGRDARAAIAANVKLPVGVTLAYSGVAEGQAAATRQVMFNVAIAAVAIVGLLVLAFGGLRSAALILAGTPFALMGGVVAVGLTGGVLSLGALVGFVTLFGIAARNAILLVSHLDHLVGEEGEAFGIATVLRAAEERVTPILMTALVTALGLLPLALESGQAGREVQGPMALVILGGLITSTIMSLLFLPALILRFGKHARTGQPLPAPDLAS, encoded by the coding sequence ATGCTTGATCGGGTTGTTCGCTGGTGCGTAGGCAACGCCTGGCTGGTTCTTGGTCTTGCTGCCATCTTGCTCACTTACGGGATCGTCGTGGTCGAGCGTGCGCGCTACGATGTGTTTCCTGAGTTCGTTCCCGCACAAGTGACCGTCCAGACCGAATCCCCCGGCCTGGTCGCCGAGCAGGTCGAGGCTCTGGTGACCCGCCCGCTTGAAAACGCCATCAACGGGGCGAACGGAGTTGAAACCGTCCGCTCGGAATCGGCTCAGGGCCTGTCGATCATCCGGGTGACCTTCAAGGAAGGGTCGGACCCGTTAAGGGTTCGGCAGGTCGTGGCTGAGGCATTGGTTCGGGTTTCGGGCCAGTTACCGAGCGGCGTGGCGACGCCCGCGCTCTCGCCGCTGACCTCCTCGACAATGGACATGCTCAAGATTGGACTGGTCAGCGACCGGCTTGACCAGCGCCAACTGAGGGCGTTCGCTGAATGGACCCTCAAGCCGCGTCTGCTGGCAACACGCGGCGTTGCGGGCGCGGTGATCTATGGCTCGGCCGAATCGCGATTCGAAGTGCGCTTGCGACCCGAAGCACTGGTTGCCCGGCAAATCTCGCTGGCGGATGTCTCTGCGGCGGTATCGGCGCTTACAACAGTTCGCGGCGGCGGCTTTGCGGAGACAGCCAACCAGCGTATTCTCATACGACCGACCAACGGACGCATCGATGCCTCGACACTGGGGGATGCACTGATTGCCAGTGGCGGTGGGCCGGCAATTCGCTTGCGCGACGTCGCCGACATCACCCTGGTGGCCGGGCCGCAGATGGGCGACGCGCTCATCATGGGCCGCCCCGGCGTGCTGGTCTCGCTGTTCAGCCAGTACGGCGCTAACACCCTCGAAGCGACGCGCGCGGTGGAAAGGACGCTCGAGGACCTGCGCCCCTCTCTCGCCGCGCAGGGGGTGCAAGTCTATCCCGCCCTCCATCGCCCCGCAAACTTCATCGAGACTGCGCTGCATGGCATGTCGATCGACCTAGCCGTGGGCGCAGCGATGATCGGCTTTATCCTGATGGCCTTCCTGCGTGACATGCGGATCGCGTTGATCGCGTTCCTGGCCATCCCGCTGTCGCTGATTGCTGCTCTGATCGTGCTCGACCTTCTGGGCCAGACGATCAACACCATGACGCTTGGAGGTTTGACAGTTGCGCTCGGCGTTGTCGTCGACGATGCCGTTGTCGATGTCGAGAATATCGTGCGCCGGCTGCGCGGAACGCAGGGCGGTGACCGCCGGGCAATCATTGCCGCGGCGAGCGTTGAAGTGCGCGCGCCCGTGGTTTACGCGACCTACGTGCTGGCGCTGACCATCGCGCCGATCCTGTTTCTCACCGGCCTGCAGGGCGCGTTTTTCTCGCCGCTCGCGCTGGCGATCCTGCTTGCCGTATTGGCCTCGCTCGCCGTCGCGATCACCCTGACCCCGGCGCTTGCCTTCCTGCTGCTGTCTCGCACCACGCCTCACGACGAACCGGCTTTGCTTGCGCGCGCCAAGGCCTGGCACAGGAATTATCTGACCCGGATTTGCGGCGGGCCCAAGCTTGTGCTGGGTGTCACCGCCATCACCGGCATCGTCGGGGTCATTGGCCTGCTGGTCTTTGGCGGCGAACTGCTGCCAGCGTTTCGTGAAGGCCACTACGTGCTCAAGGTTAACGGCCCTCCCGGCGCGTCAATAGGCTGGATGCGCGAAACAGGAACACGGCTCTCGCGCGATCTCCTGGCCATACCGGGCGTTGCTACGGTGGAGCAGCAGATAGGGCGTGCCGAAGCCGGCGAAGATCCGTTCCCGCCCAACCAGAGCGAAATGCATGTCGAACTGAAATCTGGCGGCGCGCGGTCCCAGGAGGCTACCCTGGCAGCCATCCGCAGAACGCTGAGCAACTATCCATCGCTCCAATCAGAAACACTCACCTTTCTGGGTGACCGCATTGGCGAATCGCTTTCGGGCGAAACGGCGCAATTTGCGGTCAGCATCTATGGTGCAGATCTCGACACGCTCGATCGCGTCGCAACAGAAGTGGCCGCGGTTGTCGCCAAGGTTCCGGGGGCTGCGGACGTGCGCGTGAAGTCGCCGCCGGGAACGCCAGTGCTGACCATCGAACTTGATCCGGCGCGCATGGCTGCGCACGGAGTTACCCCGGCCGACGCCAACGACGCGATCGAGATAGCCAATCAAGGCCATGTTGCAGGGCAGGTTGCCGAAGCCGACCGGGTGACCGATGTGGCGCTGATTCTGCCCCCTGAATTGCGCCGCGATCCCGAAAGCGTCCGCGACATACTGGTGCGATCGATGGACGGGTCGTCGGTCAGGCTGGGTGACGTGGCGAGGATCAATCTCGAAGAGGGCCGCAGCAGCGTCAATCGTGGAGGCGGCCAGCGCCGCCAGGTTGTCACGCTCAATCCGACGCGCTCCGATGTTGCGGGCTTTGGCCGCGATGCGCGCGCCGCCATCGCGGCCAACGTCAAGCTGCCGGTCGGGGTGACGCTTGCCTACAGCGGCGTTGCCGAGGGGCAAGCCGCTGCAACGCGCCAGGTCATGTTCAACGTGGCCATCGCCGCGGTTGCCATCGTCGGGCTCCTGGTTCTCGCCTTCGGCGGATTGCGGTCGGCCGCGCTGATCCTCGCCGGCACTCCATTCGCGCTGATGGGTGGTGTCGTCGCGGTTGGACTGACAGGTGGCGTGCTGTCGCTCGGTGCTTTGGTCGGGTTCGTCACGCTGTTTGGCATCGCCGCGCGCAATGCGATCTTGCTGGTTTCGCATCTCGATCACCTGGTCGGCGAAGAGGGCGAAGCCTTTGGCATCGCCACTGTCCTCAGGGCAGCCGAGGAGCGCGTAACCCCGATCCTGATGACTGCGCTGGTCACGGCGCTCGGCCTCCTGCCTTTGGCGCTCGAAAGTGGTCAGGCTGGTCGCGAGGTGCAGGGACCGATGGCACTGGTCATTCTCGGTGGCCTCATCACCTCGACAATCATGAGTCTGTTGTTCCTCCCAGCGCTGATTCTCCGGTTCGGCAAGCATGCGCGGACTGGGCAGCCCTTGCCCGCGCCGGACTTGGCGTCGTGA